DNA sequence from the Alkalilimnicola ehrlichii MLHE-1 genome:
TTCATCCAGAAGACCTGGGCCAGGGTCACATCGTGGCCGAAGCCCTCGTTGTGGAAGTGGCCGAGGATGACCGAGTAGTTGTTATGGTCGCGCAGGCCCACCGGCTTGCTGGCCAAGCCGGCGTCGCTACGCTCCGACTTGTAGTAGCCGAGGACGTAAGAGCGCAGGCTGCGCTCCTTGGCCTCCGCGCCGGCGGCCTTGTTGTAGGTGATCCGCTGAGCCGGCACCAGCAGCGTGGTGATGGCGTCCACCAAGGTGGACTTGCCGGAGCCGATGTCCCCGGTCAGCAGGCTGTTGTCGCCGCCGGGCTGCAGCGACCAGACGCGGTCGTGGAAGGTGCCCCAGTTGAACACCTCCAGCCGCTGGAGGCGAAAACCGGTGCGCTGGTCGGAGCCGGCGAAATCCAGTCCCTGGGTTTCCATACGATGGGGTTCCATGCTCACTGCCCGTCGCCGGCGGTAGTGGTGGCCTCGGCGTGCTCGCGGTACTCGGCCAGGCGCTGGTCGAACTCCGCCAGCCACTGGGCGTCGATATAGGCCTTGATGATCCGGCGCACCTCGTACTGATTATCCTGCCCGCGCAGCCGGCGCAGGAAACCCAGCTCCACCACCTTGTTGATGTCCGCGTGCACCCGGTCCACCAACTTCGCCTCGTTGGCGCTGGCCGGCAGGAAGACACGGATCAGCTCCACGATCTGCTCCCGCGAGAGGATCAGCCGCGGGTCGCCGCCGCCGGCATCGTGCTCCACCAGCTTCTTGCGCAGCAGCGCCAGCAGCAGGCTTACCGGGTAGGTGAGCTGGCGGCGCGGCACCAGCCGGGGCAGCTCCGGCTCGTCCTCGGCGGGGGTCCGCTGGCGCAGGCAGGCGTGGCCCTCGGCCTCGTCCAGCATCAGCTCCAGCCCGAGCACGGCCACGTGGTCGCGCACCCGCGCCTGGTGGTCCTCAAGCACCTGCCAGTAGCGAGGGTTCTGGTCCTTGTACAGCACACCCTTGAACAGGGTGATCAGCATGGCCGAGAAGTCGGCGTCCTGTTCGCTCATAGGCTCAACGGCAGAAGATAACCTGCGGTAGCGTGGCGCTGCGGGCAACGCCGTCACGGTCGCGCCAGTATACGGTCTGCTGGCGGGTTTCATCGATCACGCTGCGGTGATCCTCTGTGGCCAGGGCCAGGTAGACCACCAGTTCGGCCAGGCCCTGCTCCAGCGGGTGTTGCTCCAACAGGGCCGCCAGGCTGATCTGCTCGCGGGTCTGCAGCGCCCGGCGCACCTGCCCTTGCAGCCGGGTGCGGTCCACGTAGGCCTGGTCGAACAGCGCCGCCACGTCGCCCTCCGCCTCGCCCGCCTCCAGCACCTGCTGCTCGATGCGCGGCGTAACCGGCGGACTGAAGAGCGGGCGCTCCATGGGCAGCTCCACCCGGGGCGCGGGTTCGTCCAGGGCCATGGTGAAATCCCGGGGCGGGGCTTCCCGCAGGTGCAGGGCCTGCTGCTCCAACTCGCGGATCAGCCCCATGATGCGGCGGTTCTCCAGCCAGGCCTGATCGTCCAGATAGCGGCGCAACTGCTCGGAGAGCCGCGCCACCACCCGCTGGGTGTGCTCGCCCGCCGCCAGCCAGTCGTAATGGATGCGGGCCAGGGTCGGGTCGGGCGCCACCTCGGTCACGGGCTCGAGCGCCAGGGTGCGCTCGAGCAGTTCGGTCAACTCCTCCTGGCGAGCCGGGGACATGAGCAGATCCCAGAAGGCGCGGAAGCTGCGGCCCTGGTCGGAATCGGCGATGCGGTCGTGCTCGCCGAAGACCTGGTCGAGGATATCGCCCTTGCCGCCCTCCCAGGTGGCCACCTGCTCGCGCACCTGGCGGTCCAGCGCGCGGAAGTTGGCCTCCACCTGGCGGAAGTCCCCCAGCAGCCCGCGGGCCGTGTCGGCCATCTGCAGAAAACGCTCGCGCAGGCGGGTGGGGTCCATCAGGTTCAGGTGCCCGGCCCGCACCTCGTCGATCTCGCGCTCGATGGCGTCGCGCCGCGCCTCCAGATCGCGCAGGCGGGCCTCCGGGTCGGTCTCCGCCCCCTCCACGATCTGTTTCAGCAGATCAAACACCAGGGTGAGCCGCGACTC
Encoded proteins:
- a CDS encoding DUF4194 domain-containing protein: MSEQDADFSAMLITLFKGVLYKDQNPRYWQVLEDHQARVRDHVAVLGLELMLDEAEGHACLRQRTPAEDEPELPRLVPRRQLTYPVSLLLALLRKKLVEHDAGGGDPRLILSREQIVELIRVFLPASANEAKLVDRVHADINKVVELGFLRRLRGQDNQYEVRRIIKAYIDAQWLAEFDQRLAEYREHAEATTTAGDGQ
- a CDS encoding DUF3375 domain-containing protein; this encodes MDHDHLYSLRRTHPGWRLLQAGNAPMVVAFLHRCFVVPNVRALPASELENALEDYLYHLRARLGDEAYQQGAHEYLAYWAADERGWLRKYYPQHSDEPHYDLTPATEQAIQWLAGLEQAHFIGAESRLTLVFDLLKQIVEGAETDPEARLRDLEARRDAIEREIDEVRAGHLNLMDPTRLRERFLQMADTARGLLGDFRQVEANFRALDRQVREQVATWEGGKGDILDQVFGEHDRIADSDQGRSFRAFWDLLMSPARQEELTELLERTLALEPVTEVAPDPTLARIHYDWLAAGEHTQRVVARLSEQLRRYLDDQAWLENRRIMGLIRELEQQALHLREAPPRDFTMALDEPAPRVELPMERPLFSPPVTPRIEQQVLEAGEAEGDVAALFDQAYVDRTRLQGQVRRALQTREQISLAALLEQHPLEQGLAELVVYLALATEDHRSVIDETRQQTVYWRDRDGVARSATLPQVIFCR